A stretch of Besnoitia besnoiti strain Bb-Ger1 chromosome III, whole genome shotgun sequence DNA encodes these proteins:
- a CDS encoding ubiquitin-conjugating enzyme subfamily protein (encoded by transcript BESB_044060), translating into MALKRINKELNDLSKDPPTNCSAGPVGDDMFHWQATIMGPEDSPYSGGVFFLNIHFPSDYPFKPPKVNFTTKIYHPNINSQGAICLDILKDQWSPALTISKVLLSISSLLTDPNPDDPLVPEIAHLYKSDRMRYDQTAREWSQKYAQ; encoded by the exons ATGGCGCTCAAGAGAATCAACAAG GAGCTCAATGACCTAAGCAAGGATCCGCCGACAAACTGCTCGGCCGGGCCTGTTGGCGACGACATGTTCCACTGGCAAGCGACCATCATGGGCCCTGAGGACAG CCCGTACAGCGGAGGAGTGTTTTTCTTGAACATTCACTTCCCAAGCGACTATCCGTTCAAGCCCCCCAAGGTGAACTTCACGACGAAGATCTACCATCCCAACATCAACAGTCAAGGCGCGATCTGTCTCGACATTCTGAAGGATCAGTGGAGTCCTGCGCTCACCATCTCGAAAGTCCTTCTGTCcatctcttctctcctcacAGATCCTAACCCTG ACGATCCTCTGGTTCCTGAGATCGCGCATCTGTACAAGTCAGACAGAATGCGATACGACCAGACGGCTCGGGAGTGGTCTCAGAAGTACGCTCAGTAA